A region of Astyanax mexicanus isolate ESR-SI-001 chromosome 23, AstMex3_surface, whole genome shotgun sequence DNA encodes the following proteins:
- the LOC125787115 gene encoding zinc finger BED domain-containing protein 4-like codes for MSAVWRFFRVSEQDIKHAVCNTCSANVLRGGSKVRNFNTTNLITHLKAHHPDKYTEYMTVKEETRTAPRTPAKPAASQPIDELLQKSKKFDRNSPKATAITAKVMEFIALDDQPFSVVEDIGFRRLVEHLEPRYTIPSRRYFSDVALPELHSLVETRVHKLINDNVTGISLTTDIWTSDVSPVSILSLTAQWIDNNFELQKAVLHAKECSGSHTSSALSMAFENMFETWKISKENIHVVLRDNARNIAKAMVECGVPSLPCMAHTLQLAVHDGVFSQRSISDVVALSRRIVGHFKHSHLASSRLKTIQTEVGLQPKVLQQDVSTRWNSTFYMLQTLLEQKRAIGAYAADFELPATLTASQWSLIENIVTLLAPFEQLTREICQADALASNVIPSVNALKRLLSKSARSDFGVKTSKNALLEAVNTRFSDIYTEPLYCVATMVDPRYKDRYFAAEVKLQAQEMLQTEMEKASSERSEQTSELQERPREKRARTDDQATCSLFDMYDEILEETLTPQENTQTTTEVQGFLSEAPVARTESPLQYWNNNKSRFPTIAKVAKKFLSAPSTSVDSERLFSATSNVINEKRNRIACDKAEMLLLVKKNLPLLLKNTD; via the exons ATGTCGGCGGTGTGGAGGTTTTTCAGAGTGAGTGAGCAGGACATAAAGCACGCAGTTTGCAACACTTGCTCAGCTAACGTCTTGCGTGGAGGAAGCAAAGTAAGAAATTTCAACACCACAAATTTGATTACACATTTGAAGGCGCACCACCCGGACAAATATACAGAGTACATGACTGTGAAAGAGGAGACTCGAACAGCACCACGCACACCAGCGAAACCTGCTGCTTCTCAGCCTATTGACGAGCTGCttcaaaaatcaaagaaatttgacAGAAACAGTCCCAAAGCCACAGCTATCACAGCAAAGGTGATGGAATTCATTGCTCTAGATGATCAGCCGTTCTCAGTGGTGGAGGACATTGGGTTTCGACGGCTTGTCGAGCATCTTGAGCCTCGGTACACTATACCTAGCCGTCGCTACTTTTCCGACGTAGCCCTGCCGGAGCTACACAGCTTGGTAGAGACTCGCGTTCACAAGCTCATTAACGACAATGTGACCGGCATTAGCCTGACCACCGACATCTGGACATCTGATGTGAGTCCTGTGAGCATTCTCAGTTTAACCGCGCAGTGGATTGACAACAACTTTGAATTGCAGAAGGCTGTTTTGCATGCAAAAGAATGCTCTGGATCACACACAAGCTCGGCACTCTCTATGGCGTTTGAGAATATGTTTGAAACATGGAAGATTTCTAAGGAAAACATACATGTTGTATTGCGTGACAATGCACGTAACATTGCAAAAGCTATGGTGGAATGTGGGGTTCCGAGCTTACCTTGTATGGCCCACACGCTCCAGCTCGCCGTACACGACGGTGTGTTTTCTCAGCGCAGTATCTCGGATGTGGTTGCACTTAGCAGGCGGATAGTTGGCCATTTCAAGCACTCACATTTAGCCAGCTCTCGTCTCAAAACTATTCAAACGGAGGTGGGTTTGCAGCCGAAAGTGCTTCAACAAGACGTATCTACTCGATGGAACAGTACGTTCTACATGCTGCAAACCTTGCTGGAGCAGAAGAGAGCAATCGGTGCTTACGCCGCTGATTTCGAGTTACCAGCTACTCTCACGGCTTCTCAGTGGAGTTTAATCGAAAACATAGTCACACTCCTTGCTCCTTTCGAACAGTTAACCAGAGAGATTTGCCAGGCTGATGCATTGGCATCAAACGTGATTCCTTCAGTCAACGCTTTAAAACGGCTGTTGAGCAAGAGTGCTCGCTCTGACTTCGGAGTTAAAACCAGCAAAAACGCTCTGTTAGAAGCTGTAAACACACGCTTCAGTGATATTTACACAGAGCCTCTGTACTGCGTTGCTACAATGGTCGACCCAAGATACAAAGATCGCTATTTTGCCGCAGAAGTGAAACTACAGGCACAAGAAATGCTCCAAACCGAGATGGAGAAAGCATCAAGTGAGCGCTCAGAGCAAACAAGTGAGCTACAAGAACGCCCACGAGAAAAAAGAGCCAGGACGGATGACCAAGCGACGTGCTCCCTCTTTGATATGTACGACGAAATTCTGGAAGAAACGCTGACCCCTCAGGAAAACACCCAGACAACAACTGAG GTGCAGGGATTCCTGTCAGAAGCTCCAGTAGCAAGGACAGAAAGCCCACTGCAGTACTGGAATAACAACAAAAGTCGATTCCCTACTATTGCCAAAGTAGCAAAGAAGTTCCTGTCTGCTCCATCCACTAGTGTTGACAGCGAGAGGTTATTTAGTGCAACTAGCAATGTGATCAATGAAAAGAGGAACAGAATTGCATGTGATAAAGCAGAGATGCTCCTGTTAGTGAAGAAAAACCTTCCTCTCCTTCTGAAAAATACAGACTGA